In a single window of the Megalobrama amblycephala isolate DHTTF-2021 linkage group LG3, ASM1881202v1, whole genome shotgun sequence genome:
- the LOC125265406 gene encoding insulin receptor substrate 2-B isoform X1, with protein sequence MANFANYQDDKATMLMLETQQRAIGTKPAAAAANGDTSVGEPPSVLDVGGAAFHQQSDQHQQHLDSPARKGSTSSLNRAHEDSAASNTQATSASPAVNTSSAVSDEIRKCGYLRKQKHGHKRFFVLRASSHLGPSRLEYYDSEKKFRNTQRSSAAAAAASAGASPPKRVIYLYQCFTVNKRADSKNKHLIALYTKDEYFAIVAENEQEQEEWYQALSELMSEEKRGHLDAEEIDDGYGTVTPGTDFKEVWQVNVKPKGLGQTKNLSGVYRLCLSAKSIHLVKLNSETPCVNLQLMNIRRCGHSESFFFIEVGRSSSIGPGEVWMQVDDSVVAQNMHETILETMKALKAFAEFRPRSKSQSSGTNPMGFITTRRHLGNLPPSQTGLQRRSRTESVVGTPSSRKSSGANGYRFRTSSEGESTMNRPFRSVTGSLIHLNTARANLSRQESGSGAGARYIRAPPGSTYHARSASLPVSHFPSTTSPISMSSSSGHGSVSDTITRPSSASICGSPSDGGFNSSDEYGSSPGDFRYFRVRSNTPDSLGNTPPIREEHCLNDYMAMGWNRDVFGTSAAEATRDESADEDSRPGSLRRRTPSFSRQVGGASAAGVAVYQKMTQTTFSLDEAVAESSSWSGSAQTVSTSSSLCSDYSSSSEHSQDRPPSLRPADAPKDDGYMPMMAGVLPSTSDADYMPMQPNILLSASPQVRSAALNVPQHMDSQGYMMMLPGRSGATDSPVPSSPVISRLAEGQRASDCPKNAEYMDMSQSSSTANAQKVSTENYYALTTPGVPKSYSPYFSLPRSYKAPSRDQVEHDDYVPMSSPVKPLYISPTATPDRSSRCPPSESSQHNSFTDRRAIRPNRLPLGRRSLHGSLRAGEAAVRPSSPGEYINIEFGDRPTYSACPLSAEGSPSTLSINREQRKSPLPQDYMTVEVDGLPPKSRSPRPSLVAPWNPPSYIRPSSSSHCSGLMVGKPDDYTEMSFGPEDESKSPTAMLEHLCVLEQQFFPFTPPTEPKVVRADPQGRRRHSSETFVTSSEASGGSGPDTNGTVPSNGGAQQVGRNKGQNFDCVWIDGMTSSSDVTLGTTSDRANTPSVRSARTITVEHQNGLNYIALDLRDDLRPGNAHDALPLPSSSAPPPENGAYASIDLMKSEGLTAATKDGLKLESVD encoded by the exons ATGGCAAATTTCGCGAACTACCAAGACGACAAAGCCACTATGTTGATGCTGGAAACGCAACAGCGGGCTATCGGGACTAAACCTGCAGCTGCAGCGGCGAACGGCGACACCTCTGTCGGGGAACCCCCTTCCGTACTAGATGTCGGCGGCGCTGCTTTTCATCAACAGAGTGATCAACATCAACAGCACCTGGACTCACCGGCGAGGAAAGGGTCCACGTCCTCTCTGAACCGGGCGCACGAGGACTCTGCTGCGAGCAACACACAGGCTACCTCAGCTTCCCCTGCTGTGAACACCAGCTCCGCTGTGTCGGACGAAATTAGGAAGTGCGGCTATCTGAGAAAGCAGAAACATGGCCATAAGAGGTTTTTCGTCTTGCGGGCGTCGAGTCATCTGGGGCCGAGCAGACTGGAATATTACGACAGCGAGAAGAAATTCCGAAACACCCAGCGCTCGAGCGCTGCTGCCGCCGCCGCCTCAGCTGGCGCCTCTCCCCCCAAAAGAGTGATCTATCTCTACCAGTGTTTCACTGTGAATAAAAGGGCGGATTCAAAGAATAAACATCTCATTGCTCTGTATACTAAGGATGAATACTTCGCGATTGTCGCTGAGAATGAGCAGGAGCAGGAGGAGTGGTACCAGGCGCTCAGCGAGCTTATGAGTGAGGAGAAGAGGGGCCACCTGGACGCGGAAGAAATTGACGATGGATATGGTACTGTGACCCCAGGGACTGACTTCAAGGAAGTGTGGCAGGTAAACGTTAAACCAAAGGGCTTGGGACAGACAAAGAATCTAAGTGGTGTGTATAGGCTCTGTCTGTCGGCCAAAAGCATCCACCTGGTGAAGCTGAACTCTGAGACTCCTTGCGTAAACTTGCAGCTGATGAATATCAGACGCTGTGGCCATTCGGAGAGCTTCTTTTTTATTGAGGTTGGCCGCTCTTCTTCAATAGGACCTGGGGAGGTTTGGATGCAGGTGGATGATTCTGTGGTGGCTCAGAACATGCACGAGACCATTCTAGAGACCATGAAAGCGCTGAAGGCATTTGCCGAGTTCAGGCCCAGAAGCAAAAGCCAGTCTTCTGGCACCAACCCGATGGGCTTCATCACCACGCGGCGACATTTGGGCAACCTCCCGCCCAGTCAAACAGGACTCCAGCGGCGCTCTCGGACAGAGTCTGTGGTGGGCACTCCATCTAGTAGGAAGAGCAGTGGAGCGAACGGATATCGATTCCGCACCTCCAGCGAGGGAGAGAGCACGATGAACCGTCCCTTTCGCTCAGTGACAGGTAGCCTTATTCATCTCAACACAGCCCGTGCTAACCTGAGCCGGCAGGAAAGTGGCAGTGGGGCCGGGGCCCGCTACATTCGTGCCCCACCGGGCTCCACTTATCATGCCCGTTCGGCCTCGCTGCCAGTGTCACACTTCCCTTCAACCACCAGTCCGATCAGCATGTCTAGCAGCAGCGGGCATGGCTCTGTGTCAGACACTATCACTCGCCCCTCCAGTGCATCCATTTGTGGATCCCCAAGCGATGGAGGTTTCAACTCATCTGACGAGTATGGCTCCAGCCCTGGGGACTTCCGCTACTTCAGAGTACGCAGCAACACCCCAGACTCCCTGGGAAACACACCACCCATCCGTGAGGAGCACTGCCTCAATGACTACATGGCTATGGGCTGGAATCGCGACGTGTTCGGAACGAGCGCGGCTGAAGCAACCCGAGATGAGAGTGCTGATGAAGATTCACGACCGGGGTCGTTAAGGAGGCGGACCCCCTCCTTCTCCAGGCAGGTTGGGGGCGCTAGTGCTGCTGGAGTAGCTGTTTATCAAAAGATGACCCAGACCACCTTCTCGCTGGACGAGGCTGTGGCTGAGAGTAGCTCTTGGAGCGGCAGTGCCCAGACTGTCTCTACCTCCTCCTCCCTCTGCTCTGACTACAGCTCCAGTTCTGAACACAGCCAGGACCGCCCCCCTAGCCTACGGCCTGCTGATGCACCCAAGGATGATGGGTACATGCCCATGATGGCAGGTGTGCTGCCCTCCACTAGTGATGCAGACTACATGCCTATGCAACCAAATATCCTCCTCTCTGCCTCTCCACAAGTCAGAAGTGCTGCTCTAAATGTTCCCCAGCACATGGACTCTCAAGGCTACATGATGATGCTCCCAGGTAGGAGTGGCGCTACTGACTCCCCCGTCCCTTCCAGCCCTGTCATTAGCAGACTAGCAGAGGGACAGAGAGCCTCTGACTGCCCCAAAAATGCAGAATATATGGATATGTCTCAGAGCAGCTCCACAGCTAATGCTCAAAAGGTTTCCACCGAGAATTATTATGCCTTGACCACTCCTGGTGTCCCCAAGTCCTACAGTCCATATTTCTCCCTTCCTCGCTCATACAAAGCTCCATCCAGAGACCAAGTTGAGCATGATGATTATGTTCCCATGAGTTCCCCAGTGAAACCACTCTACATCTCACCCACAGCCACCCCAGATCGCAGTAGCAGGTGCCCACCTTCTGAGTCCTCTCAGCATAATAGCTTCACGGACCGCCGTGCCATTCGGCCGAACCGTCTTCCCCTGGGAAGGCGAAGTTTGCACGGCTCTCTGCGAGCAGGTGAAGCGGCAGTGCGGCCTTCCAGCCCTGGAGAGtacataaatattgaatttggGGATCGGCCCACATATTCTGCCTGCCCGTTGTCTGCTGAAGGCTCCCCCTCAACCCTCAGTATTAACCGGGAGCAACGAAAGTCCCCTCTGCCGCAGGACTACATGACTGTCGAGGTGGATGGCCTTCCACCAAAGAGTCGGTCCCCTCGGCCCTCTCTGGTGGCCCCCTGGAATCCTCCTTCATATATCCGGCCCTCCTCATCCTCCCACTGCAGCGGGCTCATGGTGGGTAAACCTGACGACTACACAGAAATGTCCTTTGGCCCTGAGGATGAGTCGAAGAGCCCTACAGCCATGCTTGAGCACCTGTGTGTTCTGGAACAACAGTTTTTCCCCTTCACCCCCCCGACTGAGCCCAAAGTTGTCCGTGCTGATCCCCAGGGCAGGCGGAGACACAGTTCGGAGACCTTTGTCACATCTTCGGAAGCGTCAGGTGGAAGTGGCCCGGACACCAATGGCACCGTACCTAGCAATGGTGGGGCTCAGCAGGTGGGCCGCAACAAGGGACAAAACTTTGACTGCGTTTGGATTGATGGCATGACATCCAGTAGTGATGTAACGCTGGGAACCACATCAGATAGAGCCAATACTCCCTCTGTGAGGTCTGCAAGGACTATAACTGTGGAACACCAGAATGGCCTGAACTACATCGCCCTAGACCTGAGAGACGATCTCCGGCCTGGGAACGCTCATGATGCGCTTCCCTTGCCATCCTCCAGCGCTCCTCCCCCAGAGAACGGTGCCTATGCCAGCATAGATTTAATGAAGTCTGAGGGGCTTACAGCAGCGACTAAAG ATGGACTTAAACTGGAGTCTGTGGACTGA
- the LOC125265406 gene encoding insulin receptor substrate 2-B isoform X2 — protein sequence MANFANYQDDKATMLMLETQQRAIGTKPAAAAANGDTSVGEPPSVLDVGGAAFHQQSDQHQQHLDSPARKGSTSSLNRAHEDSAASNTQATSASPAVNTSSAVSDEIRKCGYLRKQKHGHKRFFVLRASSHLGPSRLEYYDSEKKFRNTQRSSAAAAAASAGASPPKRVIYLYQCFTVNKRADSKNKHLIALYTKDEYFAIVAENEQEQEEWYQALSELMSEEKRGHLDAEEIDDGYGTVTPGTDFKEVWQVNVKPKGLGQTKNLSGVYRLCLSAKSIHLVKLNSETPCVNLQLMNIRRCGHSESFFFIEVGRSSSIGPGEVWMQVDDSVVAQNMHETILETMKALKAFAEFRPRSKSQSSGTNPMGFITTRRHLGNLPPSQTGLQRRSRTESVVGTPSSRKSSGANGYRFRTSSEGESTMNRPFRSVTGSLIHLNTARANLSRQESGSGAGARYIRAPPGSTYHARSASLPVSHFPSTTSPISMSSSSGHGSVSDTITRPSSASICGSPSDGGFNSSDEYGSSPGDFRYFRVRSNTPDSLGNTPPIREEHCLNDYMAMGWNRDVFGTSAAEATRDESADEDSRPGSLRRRTPSFSRQVGGASAAGVAVYQKMTQTTFSLDEAVAESSSWSGSAQTVSTSSSLCSDYSSSSEHSQDRPPSLRPADAPKDDGYMPMMAGVLPSTSDADYMPMQPNILLSASPQVRSAALNVPQHMDSQGYMMMLPGRSGATDSPVPSSPVISRLAEGQRASDCPKNAEYMDMSQSSSTANAQKVSTENYYALTTPGVPKSYSPYFSLPRSYKAPSRDQVEHDDYVPMSSPVKPLYISPTATPDRSSRCPPSESSQHNSFTDRRAIRPNRLPLGRRSLHGSLRAGEAAVRPSSPGEYINIEFGDRPTYSACPLSAEGSPSTLSINREQRKSPLPQDYMTVEVDGLPPKSRSPRPSLVAPWNPPSYIRPSSSSHCSGLMVGKPDDYTEMSFGPEDESKSPTAMLEHLCVLEQQFFPFTPPTEPKVVRADPQGRRRHSSETFVTSSEASGGSGPDTNGTVPSNGGAQQVGRNKGQNFDCVWIDGMTSSSDVTLGTTSDRANTPSVRSARTITVEHQNGLNYIALDLRDDLRPGNAHDALPLPSSSAPPPENGAYASIDLMKSEGLTAATKGGGMATS from the coding sequence ATGGCAAATTTCGCGAACTACCAAGACGACAAAGCCACTATGTTGATGCTGGAAACGCAACAGCGGGCTATCGGGACTAAACCTGCAGCTGCAGCGGCGAACGGCGACACCTCTGTCGGGGAACCCCCTTCCGTACTAGATGTCGGCGGCGCTGCTTTTCATCAACAGAGTGATCAACATCAACAGCACCTGGACTCACCGGCGAGGAAAGGGTCCACGTCCTCTCTGAACCGGGCGCACGAGGACTCTGCTGCGAGCAACACACAGGCTACCTCAGCTTCCCCTGCTGTGAACACCAGCTCCGCTGTGTCGGACGAAATTAGGAAGTGCGGCTATCTGAGAAAGCAGAAACATGGCCATAAGAGGTTTTTCGTCTTGCGGGCGTCGAGTCATCTGGGGCCGAGCAGACTGGAATATTACGACAGCGAGAAGAAATTCCGAAACACCCAGCGCTCGAGCGCTGCTGCCGCCGCCGCCTCAGCTGGCGCCTCTCCCCCCAAAAGAGTGATCTATCTCTACCAGTGTTTCACTGTGAATAAAAGGGCGGATTCAAAGAATAAACATCTCATTGCTCTGTATACTAAGGATGAATACTTCGCGATTGTCGCTGAGAATGAGCAGGAGCAGGAGGAGTGGTACCAGGCGCTCAGCGAGCTTATGAGTGAGGAGAAGAGGGGCCACCTGGACGCGGAAGAAATTGACGATGGATATGGTACTGTGACCCCAGGGACTGACTTCAAGGAAGTGTGGCAGGTAAACGTTAAACCAAAGGGCTTGGGACAGACAAAGAATCTAAGTGGTGTGTATAGGCTCTGTCTGTCGGCCAAAAGCATCCACCTGGTGAAGCTGAACTCTGAGACTCCTTGCGTAAACTTGCAGCTGATGAATATCAGACGCTGTGGCCATTCGGAGAGCTTCTTTTTTATTGAGGTTGGCCGCTCTTCTTCAATAGGACCTGGGGAGGTTTGGATGCAGGTGGATGATTCTGTGGTGGCTCAGAACATGCACGAGACCATTCTAGAGACCATGAAAGCGCTGAAGGCATTTGCCGAGTTCAGGCCCAGAAGCAAAAGCCAGTCTTCTGGCACCAACCCGATGGGCTTCATCACCACGCGGCGACATTTGGGCAACCTCCCGCCCAGTCAAACAGGACTCCAGCGGCGCTCTCGGACAGAGTCTGTGGTGGGCACTCCATCTAGTAGGAAGAGCAGTGGAGCGAACGGATATCGATTCCGCACCTCCAGCGAGGGAGAGAGCACGATGAACCGTCCCTTTCGCTCAGTGACAGGTAGCCTTATTCATCTCAACACAGCCCGTGCTAACCTGAGCCGGCAGGAAAGTGGCAGTGGGGCCGGGGCCCGCTACATTCGTGCCCCACCGGGCTCCACTTATCATGCCCGTTCGGCCTCGCTGCCAGTGTCACACTTCCCTTCAACCACCAGTCCGATCAGCATGTCTAGCAGCAGCGGGCATGGCTCTGTGTCAGACACTATCACTCGCCCCTCCAGTGCATCCATTTGTGGATCCCCAAGCGATGGAGGTTTCAACTCATCTGACGAGTATGGCTCCAGCCCTGGGGACTTCCGCTACTTCAGAGTACGCAGCAACACCCCAGACTCCCTGGGAAACACACCACCCATCCGTGAGGAGCACTGCCTCAATGACTACATGGCTATGGGCTGGAATCGCGACGTGTTCGGAACGAGCGCGGCTGAAGCAACCCGAGATGAGAGTGCTGATGAAGATTCACGACCGGGGTCGTTAAGGAGGCGGACCCCCTCCTTCTCCAGGCAGGTTGGGGGCGCTAGTGCTGCTGGAGTAGCTGTTTATCAAAAGATGACCCAGACCACCTTCTCGCTGGACGAGGCTGTGGCTGAGAGTAGCTCTTGGAGCGGCAGTGCCCAGACTGTCTCTACCTCCTCCTCCCTCTGCTCTGACTACAGCTCCAGTTCTGAACACAGCCAGGACCGCCCCCCTAGCCTACGGCCTGCTGATGCACCCAAGGATGATGGGTACATGCCCATGATGGCAGGTGTGCTGCCCTCCACTAGTGATGCAGACTACATGCCTATGCAACCAAATATCCTCCTCTCTGCCTCTCCACAAGTCAGAAGTGCTGCTCTAAATGTTCCCCAGCACATGGACTCTCAAGGCTACATGATGATGCTCCCAGGTAGGAGTGGCGCTACTGACTCCCCCGTCCCTTCCAGCCCTGTCATTAGCAGACTAGCAGAGGGACAGAGAGCCTCTGACTGCCCCAAAAATGCAGAATATATGGATATGTCTCAGAGCAGCTCCACAGCTAATGCTCAAAAGGTTTCCACCGAGAATTATTATGCCTTGACCACTCCTGGTGTCCCCAAGTCCTACAGTCCATATTTCTCCCTTCCTCGCTCATACAAAGCTCCATCCAGAGACCAAGTTGAGCATGATGATTATGTTCCCATGAGTTCCCCAGTGAAACCACTCTACATCTCACCCACAGCCACCCCAGATCGCAGTAGCAGGTGCCCACCTTCTGAGTCCTCTCAGCATAATAGCTTCACGGACCGCCGTGCCATTCGGCCGAACCGTCTTCCCCTGGGAAGGCGAAGTTTGCACGGCTCTCTGCGAGCAGGTGAAGCGGCAGTGCGGCCTTCCAGCCCTGGAGAGtacataaatattgaatttggGGATCGGCCCACATATTCTGCCTGCCCGTTGTCTGCTGAAGGCTCCCCCTCAACCCTCAGTATTAACCGGGAGCAACGAAAGTCCCCTCTGCCGCAGGACTACATGACTGTCGAGGTGGATGGCCTTCCACCAAAGAGTCGGTCCCCTCGGCCCTCTCTGGTGGCCCCCTGGAATCCTCCTTCATATATCCGGCCCTCCTCATCCTCCCACTGCAGCGGGCTCATGGTGGGTAAACCTGACGACTACACAGAAATGTCCTTTGGCCCTGAGGATGAGTCGAAGAGCCCTACAGCCATGCTTGAGCACCTGTGTGTTCTGGAACAACAGTTTTTCCCCTTCACCCCCCCGACTGAGCCCAAAGTTGTCCGTGCTGATCCCCAGGGCAGGCGGAGACACAGTTCGGAGACCTTTGTCACATCTTCGGAAGCGTCAGGTGGAAGTGGCCCGGACACCAATGGCACCGTACCTAGCAATGGTGGGGCTCAGCAGGTGGGCCGCAACAAGGGACAAAACTTTGACTGCGTTTGGATTGATGGCATGACATCCAGTAGTGATGTAACGCTGGGAACCACATCAGATAGAGCCAATACTCCCTCTGTGAGGTCTGCAAGGACTATAACTGTGGAACACCAGAATGGCCTGAACTACATCGCCCTAGACCTGAGAGACGATCTCCGGCCTGGGAACGCTCATGATGCGCTTCCCTTGCCATCCTCCAGCGCTCCTCCCCCAGAGAACGGTGCCTATGCCAGCATAGATTTAATGAAGTCTGAGGGGCTTACAGCAGCGACTAAAG
- the LOC125265406 gene encoding insulin receptor substrate 2-B isoform X3 — MANFANYQDDKATMLMLETQQRAIGTKPAAAAANGDTSVGEPPSVLDVGGAAFHQQSDQHQQHLDSPARKGSTSSLNRAHEDSAASNTQATSASPAVNTSSAVSDEIRKCGYLRKQKHGHKRFFVLRASSHLGPSRLEYYDSEKKFRNTQRSSAAAAAASAGASPPKRVIYLYQCFTVNKRADSKNKHLIALYTKDEYFAIVAENEQEQEEWYQALSELMSEEKRGHLDAEEIDDGYGTVTPGTDFKEVWQVNVKPKGLGQTKNLSGVYRLCLSAKSIHLVKLNSETPCVNLQLMNIRRCGHSESFFFIEVGRSSSIGPGEVWMQVDDSVVAQNMHETILETMKALKAFAEFRPRSKSQSSGTNPMGFITTRRHLGNLPPSQTGLQRRSRTESVVGTPSSRKSSGANGYRFRTSSEGESTMNRPFRSVTGSLIHLNTARANLSRQESGSGAGARYIRAPPGSTYHARSASLPVSHFPSTTSPISMSSSSGHGSVSDTITRPSSASICGSPSDGGFNSSDEYGSSPGDFRYFRVRSNTPDSLGNTPPIREEHCLNDYMAMGWNRDVFGTSAAEATRDESADEDSRPGSLRRRTPSFSRQVGGASAAGVAVYQKMTQTTFSLDEAVAESSSWSGSAQTVSTSSSLCSDYSSSSEHSQDRPPSLRPADAPKDDGYMPMMAGVLPSTSDADYMPMQPNILLSASPQVRSAALNVPQHMDSQGYMMMLPGRSGATDSPVPSSPVISRLAEGQRASDCPKNAEYMDMSQSSSTANAQKVSTENYYALTTPGVPKSYSPYFSLPRSYKAPSRDQVEHDDYVPMSSPVKPLYISPTATPDRSSRCPPSESSQHNSFTDRRAIRPNRLPLGRRSLHGSLRAGEAAVRPSSPGEYINIEFGDRPTYSACPLSAEGSPSTLSINREQRKSPLPQDYMTVEVDGLPPKSRSPRPSLVAPWNPPSYIRPSSSSHCSGLMVGKPDDYTEMSFGPEDESKSPTAMLEHLCVLEQQFFPFTPPTEPKVVRADPQGRRRHSSETFVTSSEASGGSGPDTNGTVPSNGGAQQVGRNKGQNFDCVWIDGMTSSSDVTLGTTSDRANTPSVRSARTITVEHQNGLNYIALDLRDDLRPGNAHDALPLPSSSAPPPENGAYASIDLMKSEGLTAATKD, encoded by the coding sequence ATGGCAAATTTCGCGAACTACCAAGACGACAAAGCCACTATGTTGATGCTGGAAACGCAACAGCGGGCTATCGGGACTAAACCTGCAGCTGCAGCGGCGAACGGCGACACCTCTGTCGGGGAACCCCCTTCCGTACTAGATGTCGGCGGCGCTGCTTTTCATCAACAGAGTGATCAACATCAACAGCACCTGGACTCACCGGCGAGGAAAGGGTCCACGTCCTCTCTGAACCGGGCGCACGAGGACTCTGCTGCGAGCAACACACAGGCTACCTCAGCTTCCCCTGCTGTGAACACCAGCTCCGCTGTGTCGGACGAAATTAGGAAGTGCGGCTATCTGAGAAAGCAGAAACATGGCCATAAGAGGTTTTTCGTCTTGCGGGCGTCGAGTCATCTGGGGCCGAGCAGACTGGAATATTACGACAGCGAGAAGAAATTCCGAAACACCCAGCGCTCGAGCGCTGCTGCCGCCGCCGCCTCAGCTGGCGCCTCTCCCCCCAAAAGAGTGATCTATCTCTACCAGTGTTTCACTGTGAATAAAAGGGCGGATTCAAAGAATAAACATCTCATTGCTCTGTATACTAAGGATGAATACTTCGCGATTGTCGCTGAGAATGAGCAGGAGCAGGAGGAGTGGTACCAGGCGCTCAGCGAGCTTATGAGTGAGGAGAAGAGGGGCCACCTGGACGCGGAAGAAATTGACGATGGATATGGTACTGTGACCCCAGGGACTGACTTCAAGGAAGTGTGGCAGGTAAACGTTAAACCAAAGGGCTTGGGACAGACAAAGAATCTAAGTGGTGTGTATAGGCTCTGTCTGTCGGCCAAAAGCATCCACCTGGTGAAGCTGAACTCTGAGACTCCTTGCGTAAACTTGCAGCTGATGAATATCAGACGCTGTGGCCATTCGGAGAGCTTCTTTTTTATTGAGGTTGGCCGCTCTTCTTCAATAGGACCTGGGGAGGTTTGGATGCAGGTGGATGATTCTGTGGTGGCTCAGAACATGCACGAGACCATTCTAGAGACCATGAAAGCGCTGAAGGCATTTGCCGAGTTCAGGCCCAGAAGCAAAAGCCAGTCTTCTGGCACCAACCCGATGGGCTTCATCACCACGCGGCGACATTTGGGCAACCTCCCGCCCAGTCAAACAGGACTCCAGCGGCGCTCTCGGACAGAGTCTGTGGTGGGCACTCCATCTAGTAGGAAGAGCAGTGGAGCGAACGGATATCGATTCCGCACCTCCAGCGAGGGAGAGAGCACGATGAACCGTCCCTTTCGCTCAGTGACAGGTAGCCTTATTCATCTCAACACAGCCCGTGCTAACCTGAGCCGGCAGGAAAGTGGCAGTGGGGCCGGGGCCCGCTACATTCGTGCCCCACCGGGCTCCACTTATCATGCCCGTTCGGCCTCGCTGCCAGTGTCACACTTCCCTTCAACCACCAGTCCGATCAGCATGTCTAGCAGCAGCGGGCATGGCTCTGTGTCAGACACTATCACTCGCCCCTCCAGTGCATCCATTTGTGGATCCCCAAGCGATGGAGGTTTCAACTCATCTGACGAGTATGGCTCCAGCCCTGGGGACTTCCGCTACTTCAGAGTACGCAGCAACACCCCAGACTCCCTGGGAAACACACCACCCATCCGTGAGGAGCACTGCCTCAATGACTACATGGCTATGGGCTGGAATCGCGACGTGTTCGGAACGAGCGCGGCTGAAGCAACCCGAGATGAGAGTGCTGATGAAGATTCACGACCGGGGTCGTTAAGGAGGCGGACCCCCTCCTTCTCCAGGCAGGTTGGGGGCGCTAGTGCTGCTGGAGTAGCTGTTTATCAAAAGATGACCCAGACCACCTTCTCGCTGGACGAGGCTGTGGCTGAGAGTAGCTCTTGGAGCGGCAGTGCCCAGACTGTCTCTACCTCCTCCTCCCTCTGCTCTGACTACAGCTCCAGTTCTGAACACAGCCAGGACCGCCCCCCTAGCCTACGGCCTGCTGATGCACCCAAGGATGATGGGTACATGCCCATGATGGCAGGTGTGCTGCCCTCCACTAGTGATGCAGACTACATGCCTATGCAACCAAATATCCTCCTCTCTGCCTCTCCACAAGTCAGAAGTGCTGCTCTAAATGTTCCCCAGCACATGGACTCTCAAGGCTACATGATGATGCTCCCAGGTAGGAGTGGCGCTACTGACTCCCCCGTCCCTTCCAGCCCTGTCATTAGCAGACTAGCAGAGGGACAGAGAGCCTCTGACTGCCCCAAAAATGCAGAATATATGGATATGTCTCAGAGCAGCTCCACAGCTAATGCTCAAAAGGTTTCCACCGAGAATTATTATGCCTTGACCACTCCTGGTGTCCCCAAGTCCTACAGTCCATATTTCTCCCTTCCTCGCTCATACAAAGCTCCATCCAGAGACCAAGTTGAGCATGATGATTATGTTCCCATGAGTTCCCCAGTGAAACCACTCTACATCTCACCCACAGCCACCCCAGATCGCAGTAGCAGGTGCCCACCTTCTGAGTCCTCTCAGCATAATAGCTTCACGGACCGCCGTGCCATTCGGCCGAACCGTCTTCCCCTGGGAAGGCGAAGTTTGCACGGCTCTCTGCGAGCAGGTGAAGCGGCAGTGCGGCCTTCCAGCCCTGGAGAGtacataaatattgaatttggGGATCGGCCCACATATTCTGCCTGCCCGTTGTCTGCTGAAGGCTCCCCCTCAACCCTCAGTATTAACCGGGAGCAACGAAAGTCCCCTCTGCCGCAGGACTACATGACTGTCGAGGTGGATGGCCTTCCACCAAAGAGTCGGTCCCCTCGGCCCTCTCTGGTGGCCCCCTGGAATCCTCCTTCATATATCCGGCCCTCCTCATCCTCCCACTGCAGCGGGCTCATGGTGGGTAAACCTGACGACTACACAGAAATGTCCTTTGGCCCTGAGGATGAGTCGAAGAGCCCTACAGCCATGCTTGAGCACCTGTGTGTTCTGGAACAACAGTTTTTCCCCTTCACCCCCCCGACTGAGCCCAAAGTTGTCCGTGCTGATCCCCAGGGCAGGCGGAGACACAGTTCGGAGACCTTTGTCACATCTTCGGAAGCGTCAGGTGGAAGTGGCCCGGACACCAATGGCACCGTACCTAGCAATGGTGGGGCTCAGCAGGTGGGCCGCAACAAGGGACAAAACTTTGACTGCGTTTGGATTGATGGCATGACATCCAGTAGTGATGTAACGCTGGGAACCACATCAGATAGAGCCAATACTCCCTCTGTGAGGTCTGCAAGGACTATAACTGTGGAACACCAGAATGGCCTGAACTACATCGCCCTAGACCTGAGAGACGATCTCCGGCCTGGGAACGCTCATGATGCGCTTCCCTTGCCATCCTCCAGCGCTCCTCCCCCAGAGAACGGTGCCTATGCCAGCATAGATTTAATGAAGTCTGAGGGGCTTACAGCAGCGACTAAAG